The following coding sequences lie in one Musa acuminata AAA Group cultivar baxijiao chromosome BXJ1-8, Cavendish_Baxijiao_AAA, whole genome shotgun sequence genomic window:
- the LOC135587752 gene encoding CDP-diacylglycerol--serine O-phosphatidyltransferase 1-like isoform X1 gives MDVNGLRKTAKRDFVSREDGVAKSLNDFGDFDPWTAWAYKPHTISLLLIGTCLLVWASGVVDPESTASNDVVTSVKSDLFCFLRGVWAVIAVYLAYSLLQAPSTVLIRPHPAIWRMVHGMAVVYLVALTFLLFQNRDDAREFMKFLHSDLGVELPERSYGTDCRIYVPENPESRFNNVYDTLFDEFVPAHIFGWWGKAIMIRNQPLLWVLSIGFETMELTFRHMLPNFNECWWDSIILDIIICNWFGIWAGMRTVRYFDGKTYEWVGISRQPNIIGKVKRTLGQFTPARWDKDEWHPLLGPWRFIQVLFLCVVFMTVELNTFFLKFCLWIPPRNPLIVYRLVLWWLIAIPTIREYNTYLQDRKPVKKLGAFCWLSLAICIVELLICVKFGHGLFPNPMPPWLITFWTAVGIAIVIFLLAWSFQIHRTVMMKKL, from the exons ATGGACGTCAATGGTCTGCGGAAAACAGCAAAAAGAGACTTCGTATCTCGAGAAGATGGTGTTgcaaaatcattaaatgattttggtgattttgaTCCATGGACAGCTTGGGCATACAAGCCTCACACAATCTCTTTACTCCTCATTGGTACATGCCTGTTAGT TTGGGCAAGTGGTGTAGTTGATCCTGAAAGTACAGCATCTAATGATGTCGTTACATCAGTAAAGAG TGAtctcttttgtttcttaagaGGTGTCTGGGCAGTGATTGCAGTCTACCTAGCCTATTCCTTGCTGCAAGCACCATCAAC ggTACTTATAAGGCCACATCCTGCCATTTGGCGCATGGTCCATGGAATGGCTGTCGTGTATCTTGTCGCCCTCACTTTTTTGCTTTTTCAG AATCGTGATGATGCTCGGGAATTTATGAAATTTCTCCATTCGGACCTAGGAGTTG AACTACCTGAAAGGTCGTATGGCACTGATTGCCGTATTTATGTACCTGAGAATCCTGAAAGCAGGTTTAACAACGTttat GATACATTATTTGATGAATTTGTTCCTGCTCATATTTTTGGGTGGTGGGGAAAGGCTATAATGATACGTAACCAGCCCCTTTTGTGGGTGTTGTCAATTGGCTTTGAAACAATGGAG CTTACCTTTCGCCATATGTTGCCAAATTTTAATGAGTGCTGGTGGGACAGTATTATTTTGGACATCATTATCTGCAATTGGTTTG GTATCTGGGCAGGAATGCGAACTGTAAGGTACTTTGATGGAAAAACCTATGAGTGGGTTGGCATAAGTCGGCAGCCAAATATAATTGGTAAG GTCAAAAGAACATTGGGCCAGTTTACACCTGCACGATGGGACAAAGATGAATGGCATCCGCTGCTTGGACCATGGAGGTTCATTCAAGTGCTGTTCCTTTGTGTTGTTTTTATGACTGTGGAGCTGAACACCTTTTTTCTCAAGTTTTGTCTTTGGATTCCACCTAGAAACCCCTTGATTGTTTATAGATTGGTCCTCTGGTGGCTAATCGCTATTCCTACTATTCGCGAGTACAATACCTACTTGCAAGACAG GAAGCCTGTGAAGAAGCTCGGAGCATTCTGTTGGCTTTCACTGGCAATATGCATAGTGGAACTTCTAATCTGTGTTAAATTTGGCCATG GTCTCTTTCCCAATCCAATGCCTCCATGGTTGATAACATTTTGGACAGCCGTAGGCATAGCTATCGTAATTTTCCTTCTCGCATGGTCTTTTCAGATTCATCGAACGGTGATGATGAAGAAGTTATGA
- the LOC135587752 gene encoding CDP-diacylglycerol--serine O-phosphatidyltransferase 1-like isoform X2 — protein MDVNGLRKTAKRDFVSREDGVAKSLNDFGDFDPWTAWAYKPHTISLLLIGTCLLVWASGVVDPESTASNDVVTSVKRGVWAVIAVYLAYSLLQAPSTVLIRPHPAIWRMVHGMAVVYLVALTFLLFQNRDDAREFMKFLHSDLGVELPERSYGTDCRIYVPENPESRFNNVYDTLFDEFVPAHIFGWWGKAIMIRNQPLLWVLSIGFETMELTFRHMLPNFNECWWDSIILDIIICNWFGIWAGMRTVRYFDGKTYEWVGISRQPNIIGKVKRTLGQFTPARWDKDEWHPLLGPWRFIQVLFLCVVFMTVELNTFFLKFCLWIPPRNPLIVYRLVLWWLIAIPTIREYNTYLQDRKPVKKLGAFCWLSLAICIVELLICVKFGHGLFPNPMPPWLITFWTAVGIAIVIFLLAWSFQIHRTVMMKKL, from the exons ATGGACGTCAATGGTCTGCGGAAAACAGCAAAAAGAGACTTCGTATCTCGAGAAGATGGTGTTgcaaaatcattaaatgattttggtgattttgaTCCATGGACAGCTTGGGCATACAAGCCTCACACAATCTCTTTACTCCTCATTGGTACATGCCTGTTAGT TTGGGCAAGTGGTGTAGTTGATCCTGAAAGTACAGCATCTAATGATGTCGTTACATCAGTAAAGAG aGGTGTCTGGGCAGTGATTGCAGTCTACCTAGCCTATTCCTTGCTGCAAGCACCATCAAC ggTACTTATAAGGCCACATCCTGCCATTTGGCGCATGGTCCATGGAATGGCTGTCGTGTATCTTGTCGCCCTCACTTTTTTGCTTTTTCAG AATCGTGATGATGCTCGGGAATTTATGAAATTTCTCCATTCGGACCTAGGAGTTG AACTACCTGAAAGGTCGTATGGCACTGATTGCCGTATTTATGTACCTGAGAATCCTGAAAGCAGGTTTAACAACGTttat GATACATTATTTGATGAATTTGTTCCTGCTCATATTTTTGGGTGGTGGGGAAAGGCTATAATGATACGTAACCAGCCCCTTTTGTGGGTGTTGTCAATTGGCTTTGAAACAATGGAG CTTACCTTTCGCCATATGTTGCCAAATTTTAATGAGTGCTGGTGGGACAGTATTATTTTGGACATCATTATCTGCAATTGGTTTG GTATCTGGGCAGGAATGCGAACTGTAAGGTACTTTGATGGAAAAACCTATGAGTGGGTTGGCATAAGTCGGCAGCCAAATATAATTGGTAAG GTCAAAAGAACATTGGGCCAGTTTACACCTGCACGATGGGACAAAGATGAATGGCATCCGCTGCTTGGACCATGGAGGTTCATTCAAGTGCTGTTCCTTTGTGTTGTTTTTATGACTGTGGAGCTGAACACCTTTTTTCTCAAGTTTTGTCTTTGGATTCCACCTAGAAACCCCTTGATTGTTTATAGATTGGTCCTCTGGTGGCTAATCGCTATTCCTACTATTCGCGAGTACAATACCTACTTGCAAGACAG GAAGCCTGTGAAGAAGCTCGGAGCATTCTGTTGGCTTTCACTGGCAATATGCATAGTGGAACTTCTAATCTGTGTTAAATTTGGCCATG GTCTCTTTCCCAATCCAATGCCTCCATGGTTGATAACATTTTGGACAGCCGTAGGCATAGCTATCGTAATTTTCCTTCTCGCATGGTCTTTTCAGATTCATCGAACGGTGATGATGAAGAAGTTATGA